The Bradyrhizobium sp. WBAH42 genome includes a window with the following:
- a CDS encoding 4Fe-4S binding protein, producing MPLDVAAIRRGCPNCEVKSFRHLCGAELESFRKMAATEGVLTVACTQQAAQFSEEAGERPDAISFVNIRETAGWSRGGARAGPKMAALLASAAIPAPDYPLVTLSSEGVILIYGRDEAAIEAGRLLADHLDVTVMLKQLDDTVPPAATVFPIVKGTIRSAKGHFGAFELAIDDYARPRPSSRDRFVFEPPRSGVTSRCDIVLDLSGGPPLFPAHDLRDGYLRGDAKDPAAVLRAVLTARDLVGSFDKPRYVEVVPALCAHSRSKRTGCHRCLDLCPTGAITPVGDHVAIDPNICAGCGQCAAACPTSAVSYALPPADTQLQRLRAMLLAYREAGGADAVLLFHDSPHGTPLIDALARHGDGLPANVLPFAVNELTQVGLEAIVGAFAYGVSAVRFLLRGKPRHDVTGLTQTIAMADAILGGLGFAGVRIATVETDDPDALGQHLTDIGALTAVATPATFKTVGKRRDLLRFALSELHRLAPQPVDVIALPQGAPVGAIAVDTDGCTLCLSCVSACPTGALRDDPERPVLKFIEDACVQCGLCQSTCPEKVISLKPQIDFRAARAPAAVIKEEEPALCVRCGTPFGVKSTIDRIAAKLEGRHWMYPAGDKRIEALRMCADCRVVVMSEQQFDPFKGVPERTPPRTTDDYLRERNGKD from the coding sequence ATGCCCCTCGACGTGGCTGCGATCCGGCGCGGATGCCCGAATTGTGAGGTCAAGAGCTTTCGCCACCTCTGCGGAGCGGAGCTCGAATCATTCCGCAAGATGGCCGCGACAGAAGGCGTGTTGACGGTCGCCTGCACGCAGCAGGCAGCGCAGTTTTCGGAGGAGGCCGGCGAGCGGCCTGACGCGATCAGCTTCGTCAATATCCGCGAAACCGCCGGCTGGTCGCGCGGCGGCGCGCGCGCCGGGCCAAAAATGGCGGCCCTGCTCGCATCCGCCGCCATCCCCGCCCCGGACTATCCGCTCGTCACCTTGTCGAGCGAGGGCGTCATCCTGATCTACGGGCGCGATGAGGCCGCGATCGAGGCCGGCCGCCTGCTTGCCGATCACCTCGACGTCACGGTGATGCTGAAGCAGCTCGATGACACAGTTCCGCCGGCGGCAACGGTGTTCCCGATCGTGAAGGGCACGATCCGCTCCGCGAAGGGACATTTCGGCGCGTTCGAGCTTGCAATCGACGACTATGCGCGTCCCCGCCCCTCCTCGCGCGATCGCTTCGTATTCGAACCGCCGCGAAGCGGCGTCACCTCGCGCTGCGATATCGTGCTCGATCTTTCCGGCGGTCCGCCACTGTTTCCCGCCCACGACCTGCGCGACGGCTATCTCCGCGGCGACGCGAAAGATCCCGCCGCGGTGCTGCGCGCCGTGCTGACCGCGCGCGATCTCGTCGGCAGCTTCGACAAGCCCAGATATGTCGAGGTTGTGCCTGCGCTTTGCGCCCATTCGCGCTCGAAGCGCACGGGCTGCCATCGCTGTCTCGATCTTTGCCCGACCGGGGCGATCACGCCGGTCGGCGATCATGTCGCCATCGATCCGAACATCTGCGCGGGCTGCGGCCAATGCGCGGCGGCCTGCCCAACCAGCGCGGTCTCCTACGCGCTGCCGCCCGCCGATACGCAGCTCCAGAGACTTCGCGCGATGCTGCTCGCCTATCGCGAGGCCGGTGGCGCGGATGCGGTGCTGCTCTTTCATGACAGCCCACACGGCACGCCGCTGATCGACGCACTCGCGCGGCATGGCGACGGCCTGCCGGCAAACGTGCTTCCCTTTGCCGTCAACGAGCTCACGCAGGTCGGGCTGGAGGCGATCGTCGGCGCCTTCGCCTATGGCGTCTCCGCCGTGCGCTTCCTGCTCCGTGGCAAGCCGCGCCACGACGTGACCGGATTGACGCAGACGATCGCGATGGCGGATGCGATCCTCGGCGGCCTTGGATTTGCGGGCGTTCGCATCGCGACCGTCGAAACCGACGATCCCGACGCGCTCGGCCAGCATTTGACCGATATCGGCGCGCTCACTGCGGTCGCGACGCCGGCAACCTTCAAGACCGTCGGCAAGCGGCGCGATCTCTTGCGGTTCGCCCTGAGCGAGCTGCATCGGCTGGCGCCGCAGCCGGTCGACGTCATCGCGCTGCCGCAAGGTGCGCCGGTTGGCGCAATTGCCGTCGACACCGATGGCTGCACGCTGTGCCTCTCCTGCGTCTCGGCCTGCCCGACCGGCGCACTGCGCGACGATCCCGAGCGGCCGGTGCTGAAATTCATCGAGGACGCCTGCGTGCAGTGCGGCCTGTGCCAGAGCACCTGTCCGGAAAAGGTCATCAGCCTCAAGCCGCAGATCGATTTCCGCGCGGCGCGCGCGCCCGCCGCTGTCATCAAGGAAGAGGAGCCCGCGCTCTGTGTCCGCTGCGGCACGCCCTTCGGCGTCAAGAGCACGATCGACCGCATCGCGGCCAAGCTCGAAGGCCGGCACTGGATGTACCCGGCCGGCGACAAGCGGATCGAGGCGCTCAGGATGTGCGCAGATTGCCGCGTCGTGGTCATGAGCGAACAGCAATTCGATCCGTTCAAGGGCGTTCCGGAACGAACGCCGCCGCGAACGACGGATGATTATCTCCGCGAACGCAACGGCAAGGACTAA
- a CDS encoding lipopolysaccharide biosynthesis protein, which yields MIASILQFMRRDVTRGVVGTILLKVGSGVLAFALFSLAARTMSPDGFGIFATWLSVAQIAAVVGLVGQESLLVRFLNEYQVGERPDLTKGVLQSSLKITSLAMLIVIGGIAIAASMRGDWWVLILAVSAYTAVNAGLMLGSQIARSLVSILMGEGNREFLWRAIVVLFLLVMLLAHRQLDPAEMFAAMTVAMSAGLVAQIVSVARVLPDLRSTPARSETSRWRSSALHFWIASILEVANQYLDVILVYWMLDPTTAGIYFAASRLANIFAMVSAALYTFGARRLPSLYFSKNHREFERTSRLMAEVTALSVVAGLATIWIGGPYLLNLFGPHFAEQHSVLIVLAIGTAIQAAGGPSAAILQLTGHERIYVPVVAASVALRLVGFLVLIPFLGVLGAAISTTVSLALATIALNVLCRRRSGVDPSVLVLLRFPASRRGNYAVRSAESRD from the coding sequence ATGATCGCATCCATCCTCCAGTTCATGCGGCGCGACGTCACGCGCGGTGTCGTCGGGACCATCCTGCTCAAGGTTGGCAGCGGCGTGCTCGCGTTCGCATTGTTCTCGCTGGCGGCGCGGACGATGTCGCCTGACGGCTTCGGCATCTTTGCGACCTGGCTTTCGGTGGCGCAGATCGCGGCCGTCGTGGGACTGGTCGGCCAGGAATCCTTGCTGGTGCGATTCCTGAACGAATATCAGGTCGGCGAAAGGCCGGACCTTACCAAAGGCGTCCTCCAATCGAGCTTGAAGATCACCTCGCTCGCAATGCTGATCGTGATCGGCGGCATCGCGATCGCCGCGAGCATGAGAGGCGACTGGTGGGTGCTGATCCTCGCGGTGTCGGCCTACACGGCGGTCAATGCCGGATTGATGCTCGGCAGCCAGATCGCGCGCTCGCTGGTCAGCATTCTCATGGGTGAAGGAAACCGCGAGTTCCTCTGGCGGGCCATCGTCGTCTTGTTCCTGCTCGTCATGCTGCTCGCCCATCGCCAACTCGATCCGGCCGAGATGTTCGCGGCGATGACGGTCGCCATGTCGGCCGGCCTTGTTGCGCAGATCGTATCCGTCGCCCGCGTGCTGCCGGATCTGCGCAGTACGCCGGCGCGCTCCGAGACGTCACGCTGGCGATCGAGTGCCCTGCACTTCTGGATCGCATCGATCCTCGAAGTCGCCAACCAATATCTCGACGTCATTCTGGTCTACTGGATGCTGGATCCAACGACCGCAGGAATCTACTTTGCCGCCTCGCGCCTCGCCAACATTTTCGCCATGGTTTCCGCGGCACTTTACACGTTCGGGGCGCGCCGGCTCCCGTCGCTGTATTTCAGCAAGAACCACAGGGAGTTCGAGCGGACCTCGCGCTTGATGGCGGAAGTGACTGCGCTCAGCGTCGTCGCCGGTCTCGCCACGATCTGGATCGGCGGCCCCTATCTCCTCAACCTGTTCGGACCTCATTTCGCCGAGCAGCATTCGGTCCTGATCGTGCTCGCAATCGGAACCGCCATCCAGGCAGCGGGCGGCCCGTCGGCTGCGATCCTGCAGCTGACCGGCCATGAACGAATCTATGTGCCGGTTGTCGCCGCCAGCGTCGCGCTGCGGCTCGTCGGATTTCTCGTCCTCATTCCCTTCCTCGGCGTGCTTGGCGCGGCGATTTCGACGACCGTGTCGCTCGCGCTCGCGACGATTGCGCTGAACGTCCTCTGTCGCCGGCGAAGCGGGGTCGATCCTTCCGTTCTCGTGCTGTTGCGCTTCCCTGCATCGAGGCGCGGCAACTACGCAGTTCGCAGCGCGGAATCACGTGATTAG
- a CDS encoding NAD(P)/FAD-dependent oxidoreductase has translation MTRPVTEPVDGGESAAIDSDVAIVGGGLAGSLAAAVLARAGHRVALVDKRAVYPDEFRVEKIGGHQLELLRKLGFLDALGDVACRYDQVLNIREGKVVDVSVGQAYGFPYADLVAMARRQIPDPASLIVDEVTAIGPSDDVQHVELASGRRMRARLVVLATGMAGVLGYKLGIRRRVLAERHSVSFGFTIARKDGTPFDFEALTCYGERTADGIDYLSLFPVRAGMRANLFMFRDPTDPIMRELRREPEATVLRLLPGLRSYLGDFRVTDRVQNWVMDLTVVEGHLQPGIVLIGDAFQTNCPAAGTGVARLLVDVDRLCTEYVPQWLMTAGMGLDKISQFYADRDKIAADQQSLKMARFRQALTSRNDIGWDVRRRLHFLRRSLAHRVDQMHPGWLGRVRGALRA, from the coding sequence ATGACGAGACCCGTGACCGAGCCAGTCGATGGAGGCGAGAGCGCGGCCATCGATTCGGACGTCGCCATCGTCGGCGGCGGCCTTGCGGGATCGCTTGCGGCGGCCGTGCTGGCGCGGGCAGGGCATCGCGTCGCGCTCGTCGACAAGCGGGCGGTCTATCCGGACGAGTTCCGGGTCGAGAAGATCGGCGGCCATCAGCTGGAATTGCTCCGCAAGCTCGGCTTCCTCGACGCACTCGGAGATGTCGCGTGCCGATATGATCAAGTGCTCAACATCCGCGAGGGCAAGGTGGTCGATGTCAGCGTCGGCCAGGCCTACGGATTTCCCTATGCCGATCTCGTCGCCATGGCGCGTCGCCAGATTCCCGATCCCGCCAGTCTGATCGTCGACGAGGTCACGGCGATCGGTCCTAGCGACGACGTCCAGCATGTCGAGCTGGCCTCCGGACGGCGCATGAGGGCGCGCCTCGTCGTTCTGGCCACGGGCATGGCGGGAGTCCTGGGCTACAAGCTCGGCATCAGGCGGCGCGTGCTGGCCGAGCGCCATTCGGTGTCGTTCGGCTTCACGATCGCTCGCAAGGATGGCACCCCGTTCGATTTCGAGGCGCTGACCTGTTACGGCGAACGCACGGCGGATGGCATCGACTATCTCAGCCTGTTTCCCGTCCGCGCCGGAATGCGAGCCAATCTCTTCATGTTCCGCGATCCGACCGATCCGATCATGCGCGAGTTGCGCCGCGAGCCGGAAGCGACAGTCTTGCGTCTGCTGCCGGGGTTGCGGAGCTACCTCGGCGATTTCCGTGTGACCGATCGGGTCCAGAACTGGGTGATGGACCTGACCGTCGTCGAGGGGCATCTCCAGCCCGGAATCGTGCTCATCGGCGATGCGTTCCAGACCAATTGTCCCGCGGCCGGAACGGGTGTCGCCCGCCTGCTGGTGGACGTCGATCGTCTTTGCACCGAATATGTGCCGCAATGGCTCATGACCGCAGGCATGGGCCTGGACAAGATCTCGCAATTCTATGCCGATCGCGACAAGATCGCGGCGGATCAGCAGTCGCTGAAGATGGCACGCTTCCGCCAGGCGCTGACCTCGCGCAACGATATCGGCTGGGACGTGCGGCGACGGTTGCACTTCCTCCGGCGCAGTCTTGCACACCGCGTCGATCAGATGCACCCGGGCTGGCTTGGGCGTGTCCGCGGCGCGTTGCGCGCCTGA
- a CDS encoding GNAT family N-acetyltransferase translates to MNKLSNTFDIAIEPSFDFLSPDYAELFDRSAATAFQHPVWLQSLYARLAPEAGATALVVVVRHRDTGALAMVLPLLRIRRGPIRTVEFADLRVSDYLAPVCSPDVFSRLLQDAAACAQIRRLVRPFDLLRMAKLPDGRLPIEDLLATSRRVSMNTNAYATVLVAPYEQWRASAMDRSYQKELAKKSRQLQKKGALSFACCGDSAAVLEAMDVMRKFRGPRFHAQGDGDLLQRPEYYGFYSDVALRGLGSFVRLYAMKMDGEVIAAVLGLCHRGSFLVIMSAFDIAGYKSQSIGALMFEQVARDCIERGDQMLDFTIGDEPYKKSFGAQPSPVWEVTQAGSAVGAIALFGLKQAPWLKLAAKRLSDLKVQPAHTPRPTR, encoded by the coding sequence ATGAATAAGCTCAGCAACACCTTCGACATCGCCATCGAGCCGTCGTTCGACTTTCTGTCTCCGGACTACGCCGAGCTATTCGATCGCTCGGCTGCCACTGCGTTCCAGCATCCGGTCTGGTTGCAGAGCCTCTACGCCAGGCTCGCGCCGGAAGCGGGCGCAACAGCTCTGGTCGTCGTGGTGCGCCACCGCGACACCGGCGCCCTTGCCATGGTGCTGCCCCTGCTTCGGATCCGACGCGGTCCGATACGAACCGTCGAGTTCGCCGACCTCCGCGTTTCCGACTATCTGGCACCGGTTTGCAGCCCGGACGTGTTCTCACGATTGCTCCAGGATGCGGCTGCATGCGCGCAGATTCGCCGCCTTGTCCGCCCCTTCGATCTGCTCCGAATGGCCAAGCTGCCCGACGGACGGCTTCCGATCGAAGACCTCCTTGCCACGTCCCGCCGCGTCTCGATGAACACCAATGCCTACGCCACGGTTCTGGTCGCGCCGTACGAGCAATGGCGGGCCAGCGCGATGGATCGCTCCTACCAGAAGGAGCTCGCAAAGAAGTCTCGTCAGCTGCAGAAGAAGGGGGCGCTGAGCTTCGCATGCTGCGGCGACAGCGCCGCCGTGCTCGAGGCGATGGACGTGATGAGGAAGTTTCGCGGCCCGCGCTTTCACGCACAAGGCGACGGAGACCTGCTGCAGCGTCCCGAATATTACGGCTTCTATTCCGACGTCGCCCTTCGCGGCCTCGGCTCCTTCGTCCGCCTCTATGCCATGAAGATGGACGGCGAAGTGATCGCCGCCGTGCTCGGATTGTGCCACCGCGGCAGCTTCCTCGTCATCATGAGCGCCTTCGACATTGCCGGTTACAAGAGCCAGTCCATCGGCGCGCTGATGTTCGAACAGGTGGCGCGGGATTGTATCGAGCGCGGAGATCAGATGCTCGACTTCACCATCGGCGACGAGCCATACAAGAAATCGTTCGGCGCACAGCCTTCGCCGGTGTGGGAGGTCACGCAGGCTGGCAGCGCCGTAGGCGCCATCGCGCTCTTCGGGCTGAAGCAGGCGCCCTGGCTCAAGCTGGCGGCCAAGCGGCTCTCGGATCTGAAGGTTCAGCCTGCCCACACTCCGAGGCCGACGCGCTGA
- a CDS encoding c-type cytochrome encodes MVGHGGPIRALALSPDGGSLLSGSFDTAVIRWSLKTDSAEQVLRFHADGVNAVAFLKDGRMITAGADARIAVWTAGRPEPDRVLEGHVAPLAALAVSPDGTLVASASWDRTVRLWSLSDGTSRVLEGHTQNVNGVAFLPDGRPVSVGYDLALRIWRLPDGQPDIVTLPAPLNAVAVASDGEIVTGAVDGKLRMLTADGKVSGEVVAGPTPVVALAMSTDGALIAAAGIGGTVAIIDRKSRKLLRTLVGPGLPVWAVAFLPDRETLMTGGADGRIRRWNARTGDPIGSSLIGTPADPLAAYAGDHGADVFRACVACHTLSDKEVQRAGPTLAGLYGRKIASLPGYRFSDALKTMDIVWTPETVAKLFEIGPNAYTPGTKMPEQRIGSAEDRRALTEFLGRATSR; translated from the coding sequence ATGGTCGGACACGGCGGCCCGATACGGGCTCTCGCCCTTTCGCCCGATGGCGGCAGCCTTCTGTCCGGCAGCTTCGACACGGCGGTGATCCGCTGGTCGCTCAAGACGGATAGCGCCGAGCAAGTGCTGCGGTTTCATGCCGATGGCGTCAATGCCGTCGCGTTTCTCAAAGACGGCCGCATGATCACGGCCGGTGCCGATGCGCGCATTGCGGTATGGACGGCGGGGCGGCCGGAGCCGGACCGGGTGCTGGAGGGACATGTCGCACCCCTCGCGGCGCTCGCGGTATCGCCCGATGGGACGCTTGTCGCATCGGCGTCATGGGACCGGACGGTGCGGCTCTGGTCGCTGTCGGACGGCACATCCCGCGTGCTCGAAGGGCATACGCAGAACGTCAACGGCGTCGCTTTCCTGCCCGACGGCAGGCCCGTCAGCGTCGGCTACGATCTTGCACTGCGCATCTGGCGTTTGCCGGATGGCCAGCCTGACATCGTGACGTTGCCGGCGCCGCTGAACGCGGTGGCTGTCGCGTCGGATGGTGAAATCGTCACAGGCGCCGTCGATGGCAAGCTGCGCATGCTGACTGCGGACGGCAAGGTCAGCGGCGAGGTCGTGGCCGGTCCGACACCGGTGGTGGCCTTGGCCATGTCGACGGACGGCGCGCTGATCGCTGCGGCCGGCATCGGCGGCACAGTGGCGATCATCGATCGCAAGTCGCGCAAGCTGCTGCGCACGCTGGTTGGGCCCGGGCTGCCGGTGTGGGCGGTCGCCTTCCTTCCCGATCGCGAGACACTGATGACGGGTGGTGCGGACGGCAGGATCAGGCGCTGGAATGCGCGCACCGGCGATCCCATCGGTTCAAGTCTGATCGGCACACCGGCCGATCCGCTCGCCGCCTACGCCGGAGATCATGGCGCCGATGTGTTTCGGGCGTGTGTTGCCTGCCACACGCTCTCGGACAAGGAGGTCCAGCGTGCGGGTCCCACGCTTGCGGGACTCTACGGCCGCAAGATTGCTTCGCTGCCGGGATATCGCTTCTCCGATGCGCTGAAGACGATGGACATCGTCTGGACGCCGGAAACCGTCGCGAAATTGTTCGAAATCGGGCCGAATGCCTACACCCCCGGCACGAAGATGCCGGAGCAGCGCATCGGCTCGGCCGAGGACCGACGCGCGCTGACCGAGTTTCTGGGCCGCGCGACCTCGCGCTAA
- a CDS encoding glycosyltransferase family 4 protein, producing MLHYQPNKDLGETSATAPARPDGDGRKLHVLLAQTQAENAGAQEISRLLGAGLTARGYRVTNLFFFRKSDSFDEPPDTLYCAPSRPGNPLALLRMLWTLGRHIRSTRPDAVLTFQHFGNVIGAGVTRLVSRAPVVANQVSSALAMSRPVRTADIAMGSLGFFDCITLNSRDMEREYSRYPAAYRSRMVHVPHGFDDKALTLSKEAARQRFNLPPDRVLLGCAARLHPHKRLDLAIRLLPDQPSWHLALAGQGADEARLRQLANDLNVSDRLHLLGEIPPGRMADFLACLDVFVFPTQAETFGLAAVEAANAGVPSVVTDLPVLREVLFYEGRPTALFVDASDHAQLSASVSRLLTDTQLRDDLRQNAKGLRLRYSVDAMVEEYVRILDQVV from the coding sequence GTGCTCCACTATCAGCCGAACAAGGACTTGGGCGAGACGAGCGCGACGGCACCTGCGCGGCCGGACGGCGATGGGCGAAAACTTCACGTGCTTCTCGCACAAACCCAGGCCGAGAACGCCGGTGCACAGGAGATCTCCCGGCTGCTCGGCGCCGGCCTGACCGCGCGCGGTTACCGGGTCACCAACCTGTTCTTCTTCCGCAAATCGGACTCCTTCGACGAGCCGCCCGATACGCTCTACTGCGCGCCAAGCCGGCCGGGCAATCCGCTGGCGCTGCTGCGGATGCTGTGGACGCTCGGCCGCCACATCAGATCCACCAGGCCCGACGCCGTCCTGACGTTCCAGCATTTCGGCAACGTCATCGGCGCCGGCGTCACGCGCCTCGTCAGCCGTGCACCGGTCGTCGCCAATCAGGTTTCATCCGCGCTGGCGATGAGCCGGCCGGTCCGCACCGCCGACATCGCCATGGGCAGCCTCGGCTTCTTCGATTGCATCACGCTCAATTCGCGGGACATGGAGCGCGAATATTCGCGCTACCCCGCGGCCTACCGGTCGCGCATGGTGCATGTGCCGCACGGCTTCGACGACAAGGCCCTCACCCTGTCGAAGGAAGCGGCGCGGCAGCGATTCAATCTGCCGCCGGATCGCGTCCTGCTTGGCTGCGCCGCACGGCTGCATCCGCACAAGCGGCTCGATCTGGCGATACGTCTGCTGCCGGATCAACCGTCCTGGCATCTTGCGCTCGCCGGCCAGGGAGCCGACGAGGCCCGGCTGAGGCAACTGGCGAACGACTTGAACGTCTCGGACCGTCTGCATTTGCTCGGGGAGATTCCTCCCGGCCGGATGGCGGACTTCCTCGCCTGTCTCGATGTGTTCGTCTTTCCGACCCAGGCCGAGACCTTCGGTCTGGCTGCCGTCGAGGCCGCCAACGCCGGTGTTCCCTCCGTCGTGACCGATCTTCCCGTCCTGCGCGAAGTGCTGTTCTACGAAGGCAGACCAACTGCACTCTTCGTCGATGCCTCCGATCATGCGCAGCTCTCCGCGTCCGTCTCGAGGCTGCTGACCGACACGCAATTGCGCGACGACCTGCGACAAAACGCCAAAGGCCTGCGGCTGCGCTATTCGGTAGATGCCATGGTCGAGGAATACGTCCGAATTCTCGACCAGGTCGTTTGA
- a CDS encoding DUF6505 family protein, whose amino-acid sequence MKLLRTIALDPSDTFVFDVAAEPGEWAVSGAFRFWDCDGAKLEGKARAAFRGGFLGVQSWGWSTLAQIVPATADDYHGLVDLLARQLVDRFGAPDMAAAKTAAEEEVAFAQSLCSHPISSLIAVHRTSSDGEVRESFRRLQLREGQGHSKAFSFMEMEDDVQPDGDLKLADLGREPTDR is encoded by the coding sequence GTGAAGCTCCTGCGTACCATCGCGCTCGATCCCTCCGACACCTTCGTGTTCGACGTGGCGGCAGAGCCGGGCGAATGGGCCGTCTCCGGCGCTTTCCGCTTCTGGGATTGCGATGGCGCGAAGCTCGAGGGCAAGGCACGCGCGGCGTTTCGCGGCGGTTTCCTCGGGGTGCAATCCTGGGGCTGGTCGACGTTGGCGCAGATCGTTCCGGCGACGGCAGACGATTACCACGGCCTGGTCGATCTCCTGGCGAGGCAACTCGTCGATCGTTTCGGCGCGCCGGACATGGCGGCGGCGAAAACGGCCGCGGAAGAGGAGGTCGCTTTCGCGCAGTCGCTCTGCAGCCATCCCATCAGCTCGCTTATTGCAGTGCACCGCACGTCAAGCGACGGTGAGGTCCGCGAGTCGTTCCGCCGGCTGCAGCTCCGGGAGGGGCAGGGGCATAGCAAGGCGTTCTCGTTCATGGAGATGGAGGACGACGTCCAGCCGGACGGCGATCTCAAGCTTGCGGATCTGGGCCGGGAGCCGACCGACAGATGA
- a CDS encoding biotin/lipoate--protein ligase family protein, translating into MRLRESGDAFAHACRIATERGAGTLVYVGRFDLAEFAVVLEPAEPLRGARRAFYAGMVALTDALRAYAPPSKPITIGWPDAVRIDGGLVGGGRLGWLSGADEDAPPPWLVFGAMIRTVAMNDDDPGVHPLASALDQEGFGEAGAAQITESFARHLMLALDGWRVDGFDSVARDYLTRMPRERQTMQRIDDRGDLLTRRIGTERIERSDLVRALAAPSWLDPALGGPRL; encoded by the coding sequence GTGCGGTTGCGCGAGAGCGGCGACGCTTTTGCCCATGCATGCCGCATCGCAACGGAGAGGGGCGCCGGAACGCTCGTCTATGTCGGCCGCTTTGACCTCGCCGAGTTCGCCGTGGTGCTCGAGCCGGCCGAGCCGTTGCGCGGCGCGCGGCGCGCGTTCTACGCCGGCATGGTCGCGCTCACGGATGCGCTTCGCGCCTACGCGCCGCCGAGCAAGCCGATCACGATCGGCTGGCCGGATGCGGTCAGGATCGACGGGGGGCTGGTCGGCGGCGGACGGTTGGGCTGGCTTTCCGGAGCTGACGAGGACGCGCCGCCGCCCTGGCTGGTGTTCGGCGCCATGATACGAACGGTTGCCATGAACGATGATGATCCAGGCGTCCACCCGCTGGCCTCGGCGCTCGACCAGGAAGGCTTTGGCGAGGCGGGCGCAGCGCAGATCACCGAGAGCTTCGCCCGGCACCTGATGCTGGCGCTGGACGGCTGGCGGGTCGACGGCTTTGACAGTGTCGCGCGCGACTATCTCACGCGGATGCCGCGTGAAAGGCAGACTATGCAGCGCATCGATGATCGCGGCGACCTCCTGACGCGCCGCATCGGGACGGAGAGGATCGAACGGAGCGACCTCGTCCGGGCGCTCGCGGCCCCGTCCTGGCTCGATCCGGCCCTCGGAGGACCGCGCCTGTGA